In bacterium, the following are encoded in one genomic region:
- a CDS encoding inner membrane CreD family protein — MGKRIGALAFIFACTSVAWVILGGITTSRTAEQDLKLKNAVGQLWGTVQKQYAPYVFYQTREEKQITTYTGNEKIVENRVETTDHPINLTSSDISVDLKLEHRRKGLLWYSTYKVGFRSSYKVVNTTDQTRDILFEYYFPTTEGVYDNFSFEIDNVKTKGIKPENGKIQYVNSMKPGESREVAIAYESQGMDEWWYIFGSSVSHIENFNLAMTTDFKKIDFPENSISPTEKVASDQGWKLNWNYRDLISGIQIGMKMPQKVNPGPFVSRVTFFAPVSLFLFLFLMFIIVTLGQIKVHPMNFFFICAAFFTFHLLLAYLADHADINLALIISSVVSIFLVISYMRLVTGARFAFLQTGIAQAVYLVLFSYTFFLEGYTGLAITILCIVTLFIVMQMTGKIDWEKQFGKK, encoded by the coding sequence ATGGGCAAAAGGATCGGCGCGCTCGCGTTCATTTTCGCGTGCACGAGCGTGGCATGGGTAATACTCGGAGGGATCACTACCTCCAGGACCGCGGAACAGGATCTCAAGCTGAAGAATGCGGTCGGTCAGTTATGGGGAACCGTGCAAAAACAATACGCGCCCTACGTGTTCTACCAGACCAGGGAAGAAAAACAGATCACGACATATACCGGAAATGAGAAGATCGTCGAGAACAGAGTGGAAACGACCGATCATCCGATCAATCTGACAAGCAGCGATATTTCGGTAGACCTGAAACTGGAACACCGCAGGAAAGGCCTGCTCTGGTATTCCACGTATAAAGTCGGTTTCAGATCGTCGTACAAGGTCGTAAATACCACTGACCAGACGCGTGATATCCTTTTTGAGTACTATTTCCCGACGACCGAAGGCGTGTACGATAATTTTTCGTTCGAGATCGACAATGTAAAGACCAAGGGTATAAAACCCGAGAACGGAAAGATCCAGTACGTGAATTCGATGAAACCGGGCGAGTCCCGTGAAGTGGCGATCGCCTACGAATCACAAGGCATGGATGAATGGTGGTACATTTTTGGCAGCAGCGTGTCGCATATCGAGAATTTCAACCTGGCGATGACGACCGATTTTAAAAAGATCGATTTCCCCGAGAACAGCATCTCGCCGACCGAAAAAGTGGCGTCGGACCAGGGTTGGAAGCTGAACTGGAATTATCGTGACCTCATATCCGGGATCCAGATCGGCATGAAAATGCCTCAAAAGGTCAACCCGGGACCATTCGTCAGCCGCGTGACCTTTTTCGCGCCGGTGTCGCTCTTCCTTTTTCTGTTCCTGATGTTCATCATCGTTACCCTGGGGCAGATCAAGGTCCACCCCATGAATTTTTTCTTTATCTGCGCCGCTTTTTTCACATTTCATCTTCTGCTCGCCTACCTGGCGGATCACGCGGATATAAATCTCGCGCTGATAATATCATCGGTGGTCTCGATCTTCCTGGTTATATCCTACATGCGGCTCGTGACCGGTGCGCGCTTCGCGTTCCTCCAGACCGGAATTGCCCAAGCCGTGTACCTGGTGCTTTTTTCGTACACTTTCTTCCTGGAGGGATACACCGGGCTTGCCATCACGATCCTCTGTATAGTCACGCTTTTCATCGTGATGCAGATGACCGGCAAGATAGACTGGGAAAAGCAATTCGGGAAAAAATAG
- a CDS encoding LysE family transporter, producing the protein MFPLLLKVMTISASGAFAPGPLTTAIAAAGLKKGWRAGIEASLGHTVVEFPLVLILSAGVAAIFKNRAAMISIGFVGAFFLLLFGFLTIRDTIRTKIDLTGSGTAGADTGKYALSPFVTGVALSAFNPYFIAWWVGIGTPLISEAMERAGLLGVGVIYVAHVWLDYAWLTFIASIASLGKGRAVLIRIIPLILGLLVIYFGIMMFRSTLRLLTQ; encoded by the coding sequence ATGTTCCCGTTGCTTTTGAAAGTCATGACCATCAGCGCGTCAGGTGCCTTTGCGCCCGGACCTTTGACCACGGCGATCGCCGCGGCCGGTCTGAAAAAAGGCTGGCGCGCCGGTATTGAAGCAAGCCTCGGGCACACCGTCGTGGAATTCCCGCTGGTGCTGATTCTGTCCGCGGGCGTCGCCGCGATATTCAAGAACCGCGCGGCGATGATAAGTATCGGATTTGTCGGCGCGTTTTTCCTCTTGCTGTTCGGGTTTTTAACGATCCGGGATACGATCCGCACGAAGATCGATTTGACCGGATCGGGGACTGCAGGAGCAGATACTGGCAAATACGCATTGTCGCCATTTGTCACGGGCGTAGCCCTTTCTGCCTTTAATCCTTATTTCATTGCCTGGTGGGTCGGTATCGGGACGCCATTGATCTCTGAAGCCATGGAACGGGCTGGCTTGCTGGGTGTCGGTGTGATCTATGTCGCGCACGTATGGCTGGATTACGCGTGGCTGACGTTCATCGCGAGCATCGCCTCGCTGGGCAAGGGAAGGGCTGTTTTAATAAGGATCATACCGCTGATACTTGGCCTGCTGGTCATATATTTCGGCATCATGATGTTTCGCAGTACGCTGCGACTCCTAACACAGTAA